In the Xanthobacteraceae bacterium genome, CTCGCCACCGACCAATCTTCCATATGGCTGGCGGAATTCGGCGATCATGCGAAAACCGCGAGCGGCGTACTGGTTGTTCCGCTCCGTGATGAAGCCGGAACGCGAATTCTTTGGTTCCGCCCCGGTGTCGCGGAGACCGTAAACTGGGCCGGAAACCCGTCAAAAGCGATGAGCGAAAGCGGGACGCAACCTCTGCCGCGGCGCTCGTTCGAACGCTGGACCGAGGAACGTTCGGGACGCTCCGTGCCTTGGTCGCTCGAAGACATCGAAGTTGCAACTTCGCTCGGCTTCTCGATCAGCGAGGTCATTCTCCGCCACGGCCGCAAGATCAGCGCCCTGAACCAGCGGCTGTTTCAAGCCGAACGCACCACCGCCGCGCAGGATGTCACCGAAATCGCGCTGCGCACCGCACTTCAGGAAAAGGACACGCAACTCGCACAGAAAGACTTTCTGTTGCGCGAAGTCGATCATCGGGTGCGTAACTCGCTGGCGCTGATTTCTTCCATGCTGCAGTTACAGGCCCGCTCCACGCTGGACCCGAACACCCGCCAGCAATTCGTTGAAGCGAGCCGGCGTGTGGTCACCGTGGGCCAGGTCCATCAGCGCCTGTACCAGACCGGTGAACTTCGCGCGCTCAACTTCGGCGAATATCTGCGCGCGCTTACTGCCGATCTGTCGGAGAGCGCTGGCCCGGATTCCAGAAAGCGGCTGATTCTGGAGACCACCGACGTCACCCTCAACGCCGACATCGTGATGCCCCTCGGTCTCATCGTGAACGAACTGGTGACGAATGCCTTCAAGCACGGCGACCGGCGAGACGCGCTGCTCACCGTGAACGTCTCCTTCGCACAAACCGGCGGCGACATGCGGCTTATCGTCGAGGACGACGGCACCGGCCTTCCTGAAAACTTCAGTCCGAAATCAGGCACCGGCCTGGGCATGCGTCTCGTCAATGGACTGATTAGGCAGCTTAACGCACAGCTAGAATTCGAATCCGGGGACGATGGGACGCGGTTTATTGTCATCGTCCCGAAAAAACCCGAGCATACCACACCCTTCCCTCGTCGCAAGCCTGAAGCCGCGGCTTCGCCATGTTTGGCGTGTTGCTGGACGGCGGTGGAAGTGGAGGCTGGTCTTGTTCACGCTCTATTCGATGCAGACCTCGGGCAACAGCTACAAGGTGCGCATGCTGCTGTCGCGCCTCGCGCAGTCCTACAGGCTGGTCGAGATCGACCGCTTCAAGGGCGAGAACCGCACGCCCGAATATCTCGCCAAGAACCCGGAAGGACGCGTCCCGCTACTCGAACTGGACGACGGCCGCCGCCTTGCCGAGTCGAATGCGATCCTCGTTTATCTCGCCGAGGGCACGCCGTACCTGCCCGCAGACCGTTTCGAATATGCCGAGACCCTGCGCTGGATGTTTTTCGAACAGCACAGCCACGAACCTGCCATCGCGGAAGCGCGGTTCTGGCTGCATCTGGTGCGCGGTGGCCGCGAACTGCGCACCCACGACATCGATCAGTGGATGGAGCGCGGCTACGAGGCGCTTGCGTTGATGGAGCAACATCTGGCGCGGCACGACTATTTCGTCGGCGCGCGCGAAACCGTGGCCGATCTCGCGCTCTATGCCCATACCCATGTGGCCCATGAAGGCGATTTCGACCTGAGCGGCTTCCCCGCCCTGCGGCGCTGGCTCGCCCGGATCGAAGGCAATCCCGGCCATGTCGGCATAGATCACGAGCATCCCCACCGGACCCTGGGCCTGCCGCCCGCAAAGTCGGCATTTCCGGCCTAGCAGGCCCAGAGCTTCCAGAGCCTGTTTTCCGGTGCCGGACGCGGCATTTGGGGGAATTGCCATAGTTTCGTCATGGCTCTACCGCAGTGCGTCATGTTCCGGTCGCAGGCGGGCCAAGTTCGGCCTGTTTATTGCTACCGGCAAGAAAGCCGAATCCCGGCATCTGCGGAAACTGAAGCAATGGAACTGCGTAAATTCGCTGCCCACTCCGAAGACCTCGCTCAGGAAGCAAATTCCTTCCGGGCCTGCGCTTCGGTTTTGCATATCGCACTGGCCGCGACCCTGATCTTGTCCATTGCCCTGATCCTGACCGTGGCAGGCGCAGGCGACGCCCTCGCGCAGACGCGCCCCGACGTCATGATCATGGAAGAATCGTCGAAGTTCTCGACCGCGCTGGTGCTCGGCGGAATTCTCGTCGTGATGGCGGTGCTGACCGTCATGGCGCTGCGTGATTGCCAGCCCGAACACACCAAGCGCGCAGCGGAAGTCCGCCGCAACGGCAATTCCCGCCGTCAGGCGTAAAACCTTCCCCGCATTGGCGCGTTACCGGCAGGCCCGCTAGGTTTGCCGCATGAAACATCTCGCGCTTTTCCTCGCCGCATTGCTGTTCGCCGCGCCCGCAGCGCAGGCACAGACCGAAGCACCGCTCGTCAAATCCGAGAAGGCAACCTTCCGCGTCGAAACCATCGCGACCGGACTGCAAAATCCGTGGGGCCTCGCGTTTCTTCCCGATGGCCGGATGCTCGTAACCGAACGGCCCGGACGGCTGCGCATCCTCACCAAGGACGGCAAACTCTCCGATCCTGTGGAAGGACTGCCGAAAATCGCGGCGGTCGGTCAGGGCGGACTGCTCGACATCGTGCTCTCGCCCGGATTCGAAAAAGACCGCCTGATCTTCATGAGCTTCGCGGAACCGCGCGACGGCAACGCCAGCAGCACGTCCGTCATGCGCGCGCGTTTCGTCGAGAAGGACGGCAAGGCCACGCTCGAAGACGTGAAGGTGATCTTCCGGCAGGACCCCGCACGGCCCGGCGGATTCCACTTCGGTTCGCGCCTCGTCTTCGCCCGCGACGGAAATCTTTTCGTCACCACCGGCGAGCGCAACCTGAAAACGCCGTCGCAGGATCTCTCCAACCACATCGGCAAAATCATCCGCATTACGCCGGACGGACAGGTGCCGCCGGACAATCCGTTCGTGAAGGATAAAAACGCGCGGCCGGAAATCTGGTCGTGGGGACACCGCAACGTGCAGGGCGCGGCGCTGCATCCCGTCACCGGCAAGCTCTGGATCACCGAACACGGTCCGCGTGGCGGCGACGAGATCAACATTCCCGAACCCGGCAAGAATTACGGCTGGCCCGTGATCGGCTACGGCATCGATTACTCCGGCTCGAAGATTCACGAGAGCACACATCGCGATGGCATGGAGCAGCCGATCTATTACTGGACGCCGTCGATCGCGCCGTCGGGCGCGATGTTCTACACGGCCGACACCTTCCCCGGCTGGAAAGGAAACTTCTTTACCGGCTCGCTGGTATTCACCGCGCTGGTACGCCTCGAACTCGACGGCGAAAAGGTCGTGAAGGAAGAACGCCTGTTGGAGAGCATCGGCGAGCGCATCCGCGATGTGCGGCAGGCGCCCGATGGCACGGTCTGGCTACTGACCGACGCACGCAACGGAAAAGTATTGCGTTTGGTGCCGGCGGAATAATTTCGCACGGACGGGGGATGAAGTGGAAACCGGACAACGCTTCTGGCGAAGGATTCTTGCTACACTGTTGCTGATCCCGCTCCTGCCGGCCTTTGTATTGTTCGCAGTAGGCGCAATTGGAAAAATCACAGGATGCGAACCTGCCGTGCCCTGCAAGGTTGCGGGCATTTGGCTCGGCGAGACCGCGGACCGGACATTGGGTATTGCGACCGGCATTTCCGTTGCCTTCGTCATGCTCGGCGCGGTGTGGCTGCTGCTCTGTCTTTATCCGCTCCATCGCTCATTTATACGCAACCGCTGGCGGATCATCGTGGCGTTTCTCGCTGCGTGCTGGCTGACGCTCGCGCCGATGATGTTCTCCCTGATGGCTGCTTCGTCGGCCGCGAGCGGACGCTGTCAGTTCAACGAAGGCGGCGTCGGCGGCTGCACGTTCTTCGGCGTTCCGTCGCAGGCGGGCCGCGACCTTGGCGCCGCTTTCTGGGGCATATTGATCGGCTATCCGCTTTGCCTGCTCCTGCTGATCGCCTATCTGGTCTTTCTGTTTATCCGCTGGCGGCGCACTAGCGCTGCATCCCCGGCCACTCCCTGACCATCACCACTTGTGGAAAATAAAGAAGGCACCGCCCGCGATCAGCGAGAACCCCACGAAGTGATTCCACGACAGTTTCTCGCCCAGATAGAGCACCGAGAAACCGGCGAATACGATGAGCGTAATCACCTCCTGAATCGTCTTCAGTTGTGCGGCCGAATAAACCGAATGCCCGATGCGGTTCGCCGGCACGGCGAAGCAATATTCGATGAAGGCGATGCCCCAGCTGATAAGAATGGCGAAGATGATCGGGGACGACTTGTCCTTCAGGTGGCCGTACCACGCATACGTCATGAAAATGTTGGAGATGAACAGAAGCAGGATTGGCAAGATCGCAGGCGACAGCGTCATGACGAGAGGCTCCGGCAGCAAGGCGTTTGGGGATAATCCGGGCGGGCGTTGCTTGGCTTCCGCAACACGCTAGGCATAATGCGATTCCCTCCGCAACGTTCACGAAGTACGGGAACCGCCCCATGCGCCTGACCGCACCCACTACCGTCGTCTTTCTGTTGTCCGTCACGCTCGCGGTACTCGCGCTTCTAAGCCTGCTCATTCCCGGCATGGGGATGATCGCGCAGTACCGCTTCGCCGTGATGACCGCGGCCTGGGTGGTCGCGATGGTAGGCATCCTGTTCAAGGGGCTTTAACCGGAACTTCGCGCTGCGTGCGCGCGTTCTGCCAACGGCTTTCGTGATATCGTTGCTTTCCTCACATCCGGAGATTTCTCATGGCCTATCGCCGCGGCGGTTTTGCCCTCACCCCTCCCTCGATGCTGCTGTTCGTGCTCTCGCTCGTGTTCGCGGTGCTCTCACTACTGATCTACTATCGCGTGGTCTCGATCCCGGTCATCAATCCGCGCTACGTCTATGAGCTGCTGCTGCTCGGCTATGCGATTCTGCTGATCGGCGTCGTCTTCCGGCGGGTATGAACCGCCGCGCATTCATCGCGGGCGCCGCTCTCGCGGCGCTCGCGTGTGCTTTTCCGGCCTCCGCGCAAACGTGGAAGACCTATCCGCGGGTTGCCGTTTCCGTTCCCGCGGCTCCGGGCGACATCTCGCTCGGCGTATTCCGCGAGCGCCTGCTCGACATCGCGAAGAACAAGGACAAGGCCACGCTCGAAAAGATTCTGGCGCGCGACTTCTTCTGGGAGCGCGATTTCGGCGGCAGCTTCGAAAAGGGGAAAGCGCCAATCTTACACCTCGACCGCGCACTCGGATTGAGTACGGAAGACGGCGGTGGCTGGCGTTTCCTGATCGCTTTTGCGCAAGCAACACCCGGCCCGCACGGCAAGCGCGCCAATGTTTTATGTTCGCCGCCCGCGCCGCGCTACAGCGACAAGGCATTCGAGAATCTTCTGAAAGTCACGAACTCCGATGTATTCGACTGGAGCTACCCGGCAAAAGAAGGCGTAACGGTGCGCGAGAAAAGCGAAGCGGGGGCGCCCGAAATTGCAAAACTCACACCGCATTTCGTATTCACCGATCTCGCCGGCCGCACGCAGGACTTCAATGCCGAGAAGGACTGGACGGCCGTCATCCTTCCCGACGGCAAGCGCGGCTTCGTTGCGCCGGGCGAATTGCTCACCCCGCTGGACCCGCGCCTTTGCTTCTTGAAGCGTGGT is a window encoding:
- a CDS encoding GAF domain-containing protein — protein: MPDLSNPKPNFAQSIVKLQAEGKSFDREICEREPIRTPGAIQPHGALVAYRIEDERIVLCSENISEFLATDPTETLGKYASEILPDAITLAIRTDLEQNLVSANNPACYATTLNLRLPSACWIHARGGLVFVELENVQIFGGISASGYSRTIERAVEEMRDTETLEQLDATVLRAVRKITGYERTLIYRFDEDWNGDTTAEDMQGGSYQPFLGLRFPASDIPRQARELYSENLLRIMTDRDATPVHVLQSADVSAPADLSGARLRAQSPVHLEYQRNINVNGAMSASVMKQGKLWGLIVGHHRQRLPVSPQAARGVVHLVQSYAMRLNDLEERASRRKRGEQQRIYSALLEQMAVRDDFVEALTSSPVGLPTLLDAGGAAIVRGGAIDCIGNCPPQAAILKLLAAIPLDGETGTLATDQSSIWLAEFGDHAKTASGVLVVPLRDEAGTRILWFRPGVAETVNWAGNPSKAMSESGTQPLPRRSFERWTEERSGRSVPWSLEDIEVATSLGFSISEVILRHGRKISALNQRLFQAERTTAAQDVTEIALRTALQEKDTQLAQKDFLLREVDHRVRNSLALISSMLQLQARSTLDPNTRQQFVEASRRVVTVGQVHQRLYQTGELRALNFGEYLRALTADLSESAGPDSRKRLILETTDVTLNADIVMPLGLIVNELVTNAFKHGDRRDALLTVNVSFAQTGGDMRLIVEDDGTGLPENFSPKSGTGLGMRLVNGLIRQLNAQLEFESGDDGTRFIVIVPKKPEHTTPFPRRKPEAAASPCLACCWTAVEVEAGLVHALFDADLGQQLQGAHAAVAPRAVLQAGRDRPLQGREPHARISRQEPGRTRPATRTGRRPPPCRVECDPRLSRRGHAVPARRPFRICRDPALDVFRTAQPRTCHRGSAVLAASGARWPRTAHPRHRSVDGARLRGACVDGATSGAARLFRRRARNRGRSRALCPYPCGP
- a CDS encoding DMT family protein, giving the protein MTLSPAILPILLLFISNIFMTYAWYGHLKDKSSPIIFAILISWGIAFIEYCFAVPANRIGHSVYSAAQLKTIQEVITLIVFAGFSVLYLGEKLSWNHFVGFSLIAGGAFFIFHKW
- a CDS encoding PQQ-dependent sugar dehydrogenase yields the protein MKHLALFLAALLFAAPAAQAQTEAPLVKSEKATFRVETIATGLQNPWGLAFLPDGRMLVTERPGRLRILTKDGKLSDPVEGLPKIAAVGQGGLLDIVLSPGFEKDRLIFMSFAEPRDGNASSTSVMRARFVEKDGKATLEDVKVIFRQDPARPGGFHFGSRLVFARDGNLFVTTGERNLKTPSQDLSNHIGKIIRITPDGQVPPDNPFVKDKNARPEIWSWGHRNVQGAALHPVTGKLWITEHGPRGGDEINIPEPGKNYGWPVIGYGIDYSGSKIHESTHRDGMEQPIYYWTPSIAPSGAMFYTADTFPGWKGNFFTGSLVFTALVRLELDGEKVVKEERLLESIGERIRDVRQAPDGTVWLLTDARNGKVLRLVPAE